The Paenibacillus sp. G2S3 region TTGTTTCACAATTTCAACCACGATATCATTATTGAAATACATTATAATATTATCATTTTCTTTCAGAGATTGCACGGACAATGTCGTATCTCCTTGATGAACATATACATTTGAAGCAAGAGTGAACTGATACTTATCGTTCAGATTAGCTCTCTTAGTAACCAATGAGTTCGTCGTACTGTCATAGCGAGAGAATGAACGAGTTAACTGTGGTAACACACGAATGACTGTCGCTCCATCCGTGTCTTTACGAATCTCCACTCTGTCCGCTGTTGTTAAGTTACTAAGAGCAGTTGTTGTGGCGCCATCACGTATGATTCTAACCCCACCACTTACCGTAAAGTTTTGTGCTGCTCCAGCATACTCCTTCACAATTAAGCTATTCGTTGCAGCTCCTACTGAACTAATCTGACCCGTTGTAAGCTTAACTGCCTGAATAGCGAGCGGTGTGCTTCCATCAAAAGTCACATTCAGATAATCTCCGGATTTCAAAGCGGTTAGCTTAATGCTCTCACCGGCTTCATTTGTTATTGGGAGCGCCGCAGTATTAATCTCACTGGTCCCCCCATTCCATTTAATACCTATACGGTTGGTTCCAGAATTAACGGTTGCTGCTTCAACCTGAAGAACGGTCTTTACTTTCAATACTGCAATTAGATCCTGACTAGTTGTCAGTGAGGCTGTCACATTACTACCGACAGTAGCATCACTTAAGGTTGGATTAGTCTTCCCAAAAATATCAACTAATTGTGGATAAGGCATTGTTATAGTTTGCCCACTGTCCTTAAGCTTCAATACAATTGTTTTAAAAGAAGAATTAACAGCAGACAGGGTTCCTTCGTACTTTGTGACAATTTCCAAAGACAGAGCCCGTTGACCTATTGCCGTTAAATTCACTTTACGGTTCTCAACAAGTTTCGTACCTATATTACTTAAGTTAGGAAGTACGCCTTCAATCAACAATTTTGTTTTTTCATCCAACTGAACGACATGTGCCTTTTTTTCAGTATCCATAACTGTCAACAGTTGTGTTTTAGTATTATAGTCAATAACCGTCGCTCCACTATACTGCTCAATTTGACGGCTTAACACTTCAATCTTTATGACTTGATCACTGCTGTTCAGCGTAAGCTGAATTTTGTCCCCACCTACTGTATCAGCTATAAGATCATCAACCACAGCGCTATTCATATTCGGAATAACAATCACCGGCTTCGTGCCTAACAGTTTAACCTCACGTGTTCCGTCCGTTTTTTTATACACAACGGTTGAATTGCTCAGTTCGTTAAGTACACCTTGAACTGTCCGTTCAACACCTTCTGTCACTTCTACAGTACGTATCACATTTTCCTTAATCGTATATTTGACAGCAGCACCTGTCTTTAAATCTGCTGGCTGCAGCACTGATGATTGCGAGCTGAATAATGAAGTTCCATCTTCCCATTTAAAGGTTTCCACCGTACCAGCAGCATTTTTAAACGTAATGCTTTTCCCAGTAAGATCTATACTTTGAACGGTACCTGTTGTCGTTTTGTTAACAACGCCTGAAGTCACTTGAACATTGACCACTCTGTGTGATCCACTGTAAGTCTCACGTTGCAAAGTAACTACACTGTCTGCTACCAGCGAAGCAGGTTCAATTGGGGTCCCACTCGCATCTACAAAAGTAGTCGTTTCATCATAGTAATATTCTGTGAACCCAGTAGCTGATTTTAGCCATAGTTTATTACCAGGTGCTACCATTGCGAAGTTTCCAGAAAGGCTCTCAACTTGTTGCGTAGGATCGGTCACTTCTACATAAGCTGCATTATATGTAGCTCCAATTACAGTAACCTTAGTGTAAGGTTGGATATCACTTAGATTTATTCTGCTTTCAGAAGCGCTTGTGTAATAAGCGGTGCTCGCTCCCAGGGTATATGTAGAATTCTTTCCATTGTTATAAACGGATAGTTTCCCATCTGTTAATTGACTGATTGTACCTGATACCGTGTTGTCATATTCAACCGTATTGTGAGCTTCCGCACGGCTGAAAAAGGTCGCCAATTGAGCACGGGTCACAGCCCCTTGTGGATCAAAGCGATTACCGTCAAGACCATTTGCTAGTTTCAGATCAACAGCAACATTGATGTACCCTCTTTTGTTTGCAGACACTTTAGCATCATCCGCAAAGCCTGTCGGCTCACTAGCTGCTACTGCTGCATCTGCACTTTTTCCTAGTGCACGAATTAAGAGTTCAGAAATCCATTCGCGGGAGGCTTTACGCTCTCCCCAAGATGTCTTCAGATTATCTGGAGCCATTTCGGTCGCCTTATCAAGTAGGCCTTGTTGAAAGGCCAACACTACATAATCCTTGTAATAATTCGTAACCTTAAAATCATTAGGTAAGGTAACTGTTGAAGAAGTATCGACTTTATCCTGTAGCTTCATAAAACGTAATGCCATAAGCACAGCTTCCTGCTGAGTTACAGAATCCCCAGGTCGGAACAAACCATTATTACCAACCACAATTCCTTGTGATGCTAGTTTATAAATATGCTTTTCAGCCCAAAATCCTGTCTTCACATCGCTAAAAATGCCTACAGATTGTGGAGTGGTTGTTGCTGCTGTCGTAGCAGCTGTATCTGCAAACACAGCGCTTGCGCCACTAAAAATCATGGCTCCAGCCATAACAGCCGATACTGCTTTCGTAGAATAAGCCTTCAATGGACGTTTTGACCTTTTTTGCGCGGACAATAGATTATTCCCCTCTCTATGACTCAAATAAATAGTATAAGTTATAGTTCGTCAGTCAGATGCTTTTTTCCTTTGTTATAATAACAATTAGCTATTATCTCTAGTCATTGGATGCATTAGATCAACATGACCCATCAAGCTCTCAACCTTTTCACCATCCACCAAAACTTCGATACTTTTCACTTCTTCAAATTGAAAATAGGTCTTGGCAAGTGATGAAATCGCTAGCGACTCCCCACCAGCACCCAGCTGTGCTTCCTCCGGTTTATGAATATCCATAACAATTTGGCCATCTACAAACTTTAACGATTTCAGTTTAATCTTACCCCATAACGATACAAGCTCAGTATTCTCGTTGCTTTGCAATGCTTTGAACGTCTCTGTATATTTCTGGGCATCGTCAGAGAAGCTAATGCTAGTCTTAGCAGGAATCAGATCCATAACTTGTGAATCCGTATAATATGCATCGATACTCTGGCTCTGTTTTTGCTTCTCATCTGCTACTGGCTTTGCAGTTGCCTGAGCTTCTGTGTTGCTATTATCTGCTGTCGGTTGCGGAGTGCTAGCCACTTCGTTTCCTGGTTCATCGCTTGGAGCCGGTGTACTTTCTCCCGCACCACTTACAACATTTGAAGTATCTTGCTCCACACCATTTGCTGGAGCCGCAGTAGGCTTGTCTCCACAGCCAGCAATCACTAGCAGAAGTAGTGTAGCGATCCCAATTGTACTCCATTTTTGTTTGATCATTAATAAACGCCTCCTCTAGATGAATACGGGCAGACAGGTACCGCAAAACCACTTCTTGCCTTTTAAAATAAAAGCAGAAAGCTGACTTTGCGGCGCTCGTCTGCCACTGGTCTGTTATTTTATACCCAAATATTCCTTAATCCCACTCACTATTGAAGCCGCAACTTTGTTTTGAAGTGCATCTGTAAAGAGCAATGCCTCATCTTTTTTGTTGCTAAGGTATCCCACTTCAAGTAATACTGCAGGCATTTTCGTTTCACGGATAACATGGAAATTCCCATAACGTACACCGCGATCGCTAAGCCCTGTAGCTTGAACAAGATATTTATGCATTACGTTCGCCAATGCTTTACTGGCTTCCCGTTGATAATACGTTTCTGTTCCACTAGCTGAAGAGGAACCTGAGCTATTGGCATGTACAGATATGAAGATATCAGCTTTTAAATTATTTGCCATAGCCGCTCTTTCTTTAAGCTCCAAGAAAGTATCATTACTTCGTGTTAATACGACGTCAATATTACTTTCTTTTTTCAGCAATTCAGCTGTCTTAAGTACGATGGCCAAATTAAAATTCTTCTCGTATTTACCTGTAACACCCACTGCTCCAGAATCTTTAGCTCCATGTCCTGCATCTAATACTACTAGCTTTCTGCCGTTATTTCCTGGTTGTGTTGTAGTATCATCAGTACTTTCCGCATTTAGATCGATTACAACCAGCTTAGAATCGTCTCCAGTTACGCTAACGTTGTAATTCTTAGCATAGTTCAAATCAATTACAAAACGTACTGTATAAGGATTCGTGCTATAAAGGGAGTAACGTACTCCTGATACATCGGGATAATCCTTCACTTCCAAGCTACCGTTAAGGTCAGGATCAAGGATCTGTCCTGTGCCAAATAGGTCTGAGAAGGTGGCATTAGGTAAATCAACAACTAACCGATCCGGCCCAGTCATCACTGTCACTTTCGGTACTGAATTACCCTCCATGGCAATACTCAAACGATTTTCACTAAAGCTCACACCATTTACCATCGTTAAATTCTTAGAAGGATCTACCGGCGGTACAACCTCAGATCCACCATTTTCAGTATTTCCACCTGAACTACCGTTATCATTTGAGGATCCTGGGGTAATAAGATACACACTCTTCTTCACGTTGTCCCACGAGACATTTAATCCAAACTGTTCACTAATGAACCGAATCGGTACAAGTGTCGTATTACTACGAAGGATTGGTGCCGTGGTAAGTGTTACTGTCTTGTCATCAACTGAGGCTATCTTTTGATTCACAACCAGTTTGATGACCTTTCCTTGCTGTTCAATCGTTACCGTCTTGCTCTTCTGATCCCAACCCACGTTATATCCAAGGCTTTCAGAGATCAACCTTAACGGCACCATGATTGTATCATTCACATTCTCAACCGGGACATTTTGCCCTGCGGTCAGCTCCTTGCCGTCCAGATAAATCTTGCTATTCCCGGCAGCAGCATGTCCGTTCTCAGGCAAAACAAATACTAAGAGCAACAAAAACAACATCAAACTGAATTTCTTCATTCTTCACCTCTAAATCTAGTATTCGCCTGTGAATGGCGATCGTGATGGCCTGTCTACGTCAACCTCAGACCTCTATTAGACGCTATTAATCTATAAAGGTTGCGAATATATTCCATAAAAATTGAGAAATCTCACCAACATCAAGTATTAAAGTCCTAGATATTCCTTAATACCGGCTACAATTTCCCTCGCTAATTTGTCTTGAAGCTGCTCACTATACATCCCTGATTCATTTCCTGAATTGGTAAGATACCCCACTTCTAGAAGTACTGCCGGCATACTGGTTTCTCTTGTAACATGCAGACTTTTCGTTCTTACTCCGTTGTCCTTGAATCCAGTACCAGCTATCAGATGTTTGTGCATGATCTGAGCAAACGGCAGACTCCCACTACGCGAATAGTACGTTTCACTGCCATTTATTTTGTCTCTATTCGGATAACCTAGCTCCAGTGAATTCCCATGCACTGAAATAAATAGATTAGCCTTTGCCGCTTCTGCGATATTTACTCGATCCTGAAGACCCAACGTAATATCTTCAGTCCTAGTAAATACGACATCAACCAAAGCTTCCTGCATAAGTAGTGTTTGTACTTTACGTATAACCGCTAGATTGAAGTCTTTTTCCAGCTTACCCGTGAGACTGACAGCTCCAGATTGTGTCCCTCCATGACCCGCGTCGAGAACTACAACTGGCTTACCAGTCATTCCACTACCACCTGAGGTGTTCCCTTCACTGCCTGTAACATTCAAATCTAGTGTCACCAGTCCAGTACTTTCATCCGTACTTAATTGATAAGGCTGGCTACCGATCGTTTGAATCACAAACCTAACAGTAGAAGGACTTACACTGAACAACGCATACCGGATCTCAGAAACTAAAGGGTAACCAGTAACATCTAGCTTCCCTTGCGGACTTCCGTTTGTGGTAATACTCGGTAGACCTCCTACGAAATCAGGAGCAAAAGCTGCACCAGGAAAATCTACGACGATTCGATCTGGACTGCTCATTTTTGTGATGCTAGGTTTAGGAGCCCCAGAAACAGCGATGATTAATCGATTCTCAGTGAAGGCTGCCCCATTTACAAGCGGACCTGCTGCATTCACACCAGTGCTTCCTGGTACTGAGGATGATTGTGGTGTCGGTGAGGGCAAAACACTTCCAGAGCTTGTGCCATTATCCATGCCGGGTGTAGTAATCTGAGTTGGAGAAGGAGTACTTGTTGCTGTTGGACTAGTAACGGTTCCCTCAGGTGTAGCCACCGAAGCTTGCCCACCCGTCAAATAGACCGTTTTATCACTATTATCCCAGCCAACCTTTAGACCGAACTGCTCACTTACGAAGCGAATCGGAACGAGAACTGTACCACCACTTTGCTTGGGTGCTGCGTTTAAATCAAACGTTACCCCATCCGCAGCAGCTGTTTTTTTTCCTACAGCCAGCTCAATGCTTTTTCCATCTTGGTGAACCGTTACTTTGCGGGCCTGCTGTTCCCATAACACCTCAAATCCAAGATTCTCCACTACCACTCTGACGGGAATCATAACGCTACCATTGACGTTCTCAAGTTTAATTCCTTTTGGTAATGCAAGCTCTTGATTGTCCATAATAATTCTGCCTGAGCTACTACCAGCTGCGGCAGCTTCACGTCCAGTGAATGATAGTAATAATAACGGCAGCAACAATAACAGCAACGTTCGATACCCAACTCTTCTCATTTTCCCGCTCCTTCTGCAAGTGATAGATTCTAGATAAGTAATTAGACGACAGAAATCACCAAATGTTTCCTTTATCACCAATGAATATTTCGATTATAGCAAAAAAACTTCTATTTCCGACACCCGGAAATAGAAGTTTTACGTAATTTTTGTAAAAGTTAAGAATGAAACCAGTTATATCCTAAAATTATGAAAATAACTTAGCCGCATGACGCTCTTCGTACGCAGCAATTTCATCCGCATGCTGAAGAGTTAATCCGATATCATCCAGACCTTGTAGCAAGAACTGACGACGGTGCTCATCCAGATCAAAGCTGATGCTCAGTCCAAATTCATCGTGAAGTGTATTGCTCTCAAGATCGACTGTCAATTGGTAGCCATCATGCTCGGCTGTGCGATTAAACAGCTCATCCACTTGCTCTTCCGAAAGCTTGATCGGCAAAATGCCGTTCTTAAAGCAGTTGTTGTAGAAGATATCTGCATAAGAAGGTGCAATGACAACTCTGAACCCATAATCCATAATCGCCCAAGGTGCATGCTCCCGTGAGGAACCACAGCCAAAGTTAGCACGTGAGATTAAGACAGAAGCACCTTTATAGCGTGGTTTATTCATTTCAAAAGCAGGGTTATCGTTACCAGCTTCATCAAAACGCCATTCGTAGAACAAAAATTGTCCAAATCCTGTCCGTTCAATCCGTTTCAAGAACTGTTTTGGGATAATCGCATCCGTATCTACATTCACCCGATCTACTGGTGCAACAATTCCTGTTAATTTTTTAAAAGCATCCATAGTTTTATCCTCCCGTGTTCTCTCTAGTTCTATGAGCTGACGGCTTCCGTCTTATAGTTCCAATCACGCACATCAGTGAAGCGACCTTTTATTGCAGCTGCAGCAGCCATTGCTGGGGATACCAGATGCGTGCGTCCACCGCGACCTTGACGTCCTTCAAAGTTACGGTTCGAGGTAGATGCGCAGCGTTGCCCAGGTTGCAATACATCAGGGTTCATCGCGAGGCACATACTGCATCCCGCTTCACGCCATTCAAAGCCCGCGTCGGTAAAGACTTTATCAAGCCCTTCCTTCTCAGCCTGCATTTTAACACGACCAGATCCAGGAACAACAATTGCAGTAACGTTGTCAGAGACTTTATGGCCTTTTGCTACCACAGCTGCGGCTCTTAAATCTTCGATCCGTCCGTTAGTACAAGAACCGATAAATACATAATCAATTGGAATTTCAGAAATAGGCGTTCCAGGTGTCAAATCCATATATTCAAGCGCTTTTTCAGCAGCTTTGCGTTCGTTTTCTGTGGTGAAGTCAGCTGGATTCGGTACGCTGGAGCTGATGTCCGTTCCCATACCCGGGCTAGTTCCCCAGGTTACTTGAGGAATCAAAGTTTCCACATCGAAATCAACAACCGTATCGTACTGAGCACCTTCGTCACTAACAAGACTCTTCCATCCTTCAACAGCAGCGTCATAAGCTTCACCTTGCGGCACATATTGACGTCCACGCAGATAGTTAAAAGTAGTTTCGTCAGGAGCGATCAAGCCTGCTCTTGCTCCGCCTTCGATCGACATGTTGCAGACGGTCATACGTTCTTCCATCGACAGCTCACGAATAGCTTCACCTGTGTACTCAATTACATAACCTGTTGCAAAATCAGTACCATACTTAGCAATAACACCAAGGATCATATCCTTTGCTGTTACACCAGGATTGCGTTTACCTGTGAAACGAACTTCCATAGTTTTAGCTTTGGATTGCTGCAAACATTGGGTAGCCATTACATGTTCAACTTCACTTGTTCCGATACCAAAGGCCAGTGCACCGAATGCTCCATGTGTAGAGGTATGGCTATCGCCACACACGATAGTTTTGCCAGGATGAGTCAAGCCAATCTCAGGTCCCATTACGTGAACAACACCTTGATCGATATCATTCAGGTCGAACAATCTCACACCAAAATCAGCACAGTTCTTAGAAAGTGTATCAATTTGTTGTTTGGAAATTGGATCTTTAATGTTAAAACGATCCTTGGTAGGAACGTTGTGATCCATGGTAGCGAAAGTCAGCTCAGGACGGCGAACCTTACGGTTACTAAGGCGAAGTCCTTCGAAAGCTTGTGGGGAAGTTACTTCATGAACCAAATGCAGATCAATATAAATAATGCTAGGCTTACCTTCCTCTTGATGAATAACATGATTATCCCAAATCTTCTCAAACATTGTCTTGTTGCTCATAATTTCACCTCATTAATAGAATCGTTCATTGGAAGAGAGCGTGGAGTCTCTCTTGAATGATCTAAATATAACATCACCGTCTTTATAATTCCAAGATATGATATCTATAGAAGTGATAGGTTGAACCTATAAGATAGACTGAAGTATATTATGCTACTTGTTTATTTATATGGACCCTCTTTATTGTTCAATAAAGGCATATGAATATGATCCTTCTCTCCTACAATTGACCTCTAGGAAAAAATCTCACTCCGCTTCAGCCCATTCCATAGACCAATGCCCTTCATACTATATTACGTGTTAGTAGCTCAGAAGGAGTTGGAACAATTGAAGTCAAGAACGAGACTTACCGGGCGAGTTATTTTCAAAGGTGATCAAGGGTATGAAACGGCACGTAAGAATTGGGATCCGCATACTGACAAATTCCCGAAAGTGTTTGTTTTCGCACAAAAAACACAAGATGTTGCAAACGCCATAAAATGGGCTAACGAGAATAAAGTCCCCATCCGTGCAAGAAGCGGTAGACATTCTCTGGAGGTTAATCTTTCACAGGTCACCGGAGGTATTGTCATCGATGTAAGTGAAATGAAGAAAATCAAACTAAATAAAAAATCAGGAACTGTTGTTGTGGGTACCGGAAATACAGTGGGGAGAATTGCACACACGCTAGCTGGGCAAGGATATATGGCTCCATTCGGCGATAGCCCTACGGTTGGAATCGGAGGCATCACCCTAGGCGGGGGTATCGGGCCGCTCCAGCGAACCGTGGGCCTTGTTAGTGATAATCTAATCGAACTCGAAATGGTTGATGCCAAAGGGAAAATTATTCGTGCCAATAAGAATAGTAACTCTGATCTCCTCTGGGCTTCCCGCGGAGGTGGCGGGGGGAATTTCGGAGTTTACACCAGTTACAAATTCAAAGTACGTCCTGCTCCAGCTTCGGCTACCGTTTTTCGAATCACCTGGCCTTGGGATCAGTTCGAGAAGGTATTCAAAGCTTGGCAACTCTGGGCTCCTTGCGTTAATACCAAACTGGGCAGTGAATTATCCATTGGTCCGAAAAAAGGCGGTAATGTCACTATGACGGGGCTGTTCCTCGGATCAAAGGCAGAGGCTTCCCGCCTCTTAAAGCCCGTTACGAGCGTTGGAACGCCTACGAATCAAATCATCCGCTCTTTGCCCTATACAAAAGTAGTGAGTTTTATGTTAGCACCTGATCCAGTGCTAACTCAAAGAGTCAGCAACCAGTTCTCCAGCGGTTTCGTAAGAAAACCCTTCCCGGACAAGGCAATTAAGTCCATGCGTGAATTCTTAGAGAAAGTGGAGGGAGAATTCGCAGGTTTCTTTTTCCTCAACTGGGGCGGAGCTGTGAGCCGTAAGTCACCCAAATCTACAGCCTTTTACTGGCGTAAAGCGAAATTCTATGTTGAGTGGAATAGCTCATGGATCAAGAAATCGGAAGCTGCCAGAAATATATTCGTAGTAAGAAATACACGTCGGAAGCTGCAGCCATTTATCGTGGGGAGCTACATCAACGTTCCAGACCAGGGAATTAAAAATTCCGGACCAGTATATTATGGAGCGAACTATCCTAGATTACGGAGAGTCAAAGCTAAATATGACCCGGGAAATATATTTAACAACCCTCAAAGCATCTCTCCAGCCCGCAAAGTATAGTAAGACGTAATAGCGTAGCATCGAAATTAGACCGGCAAACATAAAGGACTCCAGCGAATACTGGTAAACCACACCTTCCTATTTGCCGGTCAGTGCGTTCGTGCACGAGCTTACATGCGAACCTATATAAAACATCAGTTTCATAGGTTATACTTATAAGTAAAAACAATCTCCCAAAGGAGTTTATACATGGAACTGAGACAACTACAATATGTACTGCAAATCGCAGCCGAAAAAAACTTCTCCCGTGCAGCGGACAAGCTGCACATTGCCCAACCATCACTCAGTCAGCAGCTTTCCAAGCTGGAAAAAGAGCTCGGTGTAATGCTGTTCCAGCGAAATACCAGCTCTGTTGAACTGACCTATGCTGGATCTAAATTCGTAGAGCAAGCCCAAATCATCATTGATGGCGTAGAACTGCTGCGACAAGAAATGTCTGATATTTCTGAACTACGTACCGGGCGCGTCGTTGTAGGCAGTATGCCGATCACTGGTGCACATTTACTACCGCATGTACTTCCGGTTTTTAAACAAAATTACCCGGAAGTAGAAATCACTCTGCTCGAAGACTCCTCCATGAACCTAGAGAAGCTCACTGCGAGTGGTCAGACTGATTTAAGCCTGCTCTCATTGCCGCTCGAAATTCCGGCTCTTGCTTACGAAGAACTGGGTGAGGAAAGGATCGATCTTGCAGTCCCACCCGAACACCCGCTAGCTAAACGTAGCTTAGATGGAACTAAGACCTCTTTGGAAGAACTAAAGGACGAGCCATTTATCGTACTTAAAGAAGGCCAAGGCTTCCGTAAAATGACTATGGATCTGTGCCGAAACGCTGGCTTCGAACCAAAAATTGTTTTTGAGAGCAATAACATGGAAACAGTTCAGTCACTGGTCGCCACTGGAATGGGTGTAACTCTTGTGCCTCATTTTATTGCCCGTGCACCGCGGAGTGAATTCGTCCCTGTCTACTTACCGCTCACTGATCCTGCCCCTAGCCGAACACTTGTCGTAGCCTATCGACGCGGACGTTATTTATCTAAAGCCGCTAAGGCTTTTGTAGAAACATTTAAATCTACGGTATCTGAATTAACCGAAGAATAGACCCTTGGAGGGCTGCTCTGATCATCTGACACCGAGCCGCACTTTCATTAACTGGCCCATTATCGTTAGGTGTCCCTGTATGATTTTCCACAAATTCACGAGTTACACTATTCTGGAACTCTGCTTTTTCGTTTAGATCTTGATTCTGCGCCTGCTCAGGATTGTTGTCTTTAGTCAATTTAGTCCACCTCTTGGTAACAGATTATAAGTATTCCACCCCCGTACTTAGAGGTTAAACAGAATAATCAAAGCTTTCTAATGCGAGAAATAGTTCCTTCGTTTTTCCTTTGCAAAGCAACCATCTCCATGGTATTCTATTGAAAATAAGTGAAACGTGCAGACGGGACCAGTAAGAATGAGTCTAACCGCGCCTAGAGAGTAAATTCCGACAGGCTGAAAGAATTTACCGCGGTTTTCGTTCCGAATCCTACCCCCGAGCGGCCTGTGCTAAGCAGGACGGATCCTCCCGTTACGAGAATGAAGTCGGATGATCCCTCATCAATGAAGGTGGTACCGCGGAAGTTTACAAGCTTTCGTCCTTTGCTAAGTCTAAGGATGGGGGCTTTTTGTCGTTTTCAGCATCTATAAAAATACTGAGGAAGTGAACAGATATGACGACACGAATCGTAGTCAAAATAGGCAGCAGCTCACTGACTGGAACAGAAGGCGGATTGAATCGCGAAGCCGTGTCCTTCTTCGCTTCAGAGATTGCCGAATTGAA contains the following coding sequences:
- a CDS encoding FAD-binding oxidoreductase translates to MKSRTRLTGRVIFKGDQGYETARKNWDPHTDKFPKVFVFAQKTQDVANAIKWANENKVPIRARSGRHSLEVNLSQVTGGIVIDVSEMKKIKLNKKSGTVVVGTGNTVGRIAHTLAGQGYMAPFGDSPTVGIGGITLGGGIGPLQRTVGLVSDNLIELEMVDAKGKIIRANKNSNSDLLWASRGGGGGNFGVYTSYKFKVRPAPASATVFRITWPWDQFEKVFKAWQLWAPCVNTKLGSELSIGPKKGGNVTMTGLFLGSKAEASRLLKPVTSVGTPTNQIIRSLPYTKVVSFMLAPDPVLTQRVSNQFSSGFVRKPFPDKAIKSMREFLEKVEGEFAGFFFLNWGGAVSRKSPKSTAFYWRKAKFYVEWNSSWIKKSEAARNIFVVRNTRRKLQPFIVGSYINVPDQGIKNSGPVYYGANYPRLRRVKAKYDPGNIFNNPQSISPARKV
- a CDS encoding LysR family transcriptional regulator, with protein sequence MELRQLQYVLQIAAEKNFSRAADKLHIAQPSLSQQLSKLEKELGVMLFQRNTSSVELTYAGSKFVEQAQIIIDGVELLRQEMSDISELRTGRVVVGSMPITGAHLLPHVLPVFKQNYPEVEITLLEDSSMNLEKLTASGQTDLSLLSLPLEIPALAYEELGEERIDLAVPPEHPLAKRSLDGTKTSLEELKDEPFIVLKEGQGFRKMTMDLCRNAGFEPKIVFESNNMETVQSLVATGMGVTLVPHFIARAPRSEFVPVYLPLTDPAPSRTLVVAYRRGRYLSKAAKAFVETFKSTVSELTEE